Part of the Vitis vinifera cultivar Pinot Noir 40024 chromosome 13, ASM3070453v1 genome is shown below.
TGCTGAACCAAAGGAGAGTTCAAACATCTAGGCTCATCTTGATTATTGTAATGAACactgaaatgaaaaaaaaaaatgaatttaataatttttaaaaatgagcaattataaaactattttggttctcataaaatttacgggaaagtaaagaaaaaaaaattgtaaacttttttgtttttgtttgattgtttatgggaaatttgaggggaaaaaaaatctatgagGAATTTATTTAACACTTCTTAGGAACCAAAAATGTTTTAGTTGTTATCAAATCGATAATTTAAAcatgtttaattccaattaaatgagtttaatcAAACACATgaaattgtaaataaaattatttaaaagcatTGAAATTCAAGTCATTAAAGTTGTccataaaatttggtatattaaagcaagaaaaaaacaaagcaatttGAATGACTTGCTAATAAAGCACCTAACTAGAATAAATAAAGCAGCTAACTatataagaaattataaaataaaaataaaaaataaaaaataaaattgccaaaaaaaaaacaaacaaaatatccATGGTTCTTacgttatttttttcttaatttttaaatagttataaatggTTCATTTAATTTTTGCAAACTACGAAATCAAAATAGAGCATGAAAATGTGTTCAACATTTGTTTCAAGCTTGAAGcttcaagaaaaaagaaaatcttaaatcaaataaacaGAAAGAAAAGTTCAAGCGCAAAAGAATTACCTAACTGTGTATTGGCGGAGTGGCACTTTGATTAAAATAGCACTTCATTGATCACTATTTTAGGAATGAGATCTATATAACGCCATTCTTCCCCTTTCTCAAATTGACACCGTTTTTCCAGTAAATGACCTCATTAGAACTACAATAAGTGAAGTGATAATGTCATCTAATTAGTAAACCAAACCAAGTCAATAAACTAGAACTTCCTCTAGTATAAAGGTCTTGATACATTAGATATTGAATTTGTTGGACCTGGCAAGGTAGAAGTAGTAATGCTCATTTTTTATTGTGACAGATTATAGAGAAAATTAGACACTGGGAAAATACCAAGCCAGGAGCCATGTCAAGAGCTGCTTTCTTGTTAAAAATTAAGTCCAATTAGAAAATTACAGTAGCGCGTAAGAGAAATTGAAAGTGGTGTTgagaagagaaagaggaagaatgATGTGTTGGGAATGAGATGTAATACCTTATTTATTAATACACAGGGGATGTGGGCAATCTTGGGCCAATCATCTCCTTCCTCCTTCGAGTACCTTTGTGTTAGATGTGGGCAATCCCGCACATACACTCGTGAAAGGGTGTCAGGCAATAGTCCTTCCGTTGGCAAAATCGATCGGAGCTTAGGGCAACTGTAGATTTCTAGCTCTTCAAGAGAGGTGAGGGTTTGGAGAGACAGGGAGGCTAGGGATTCCAGATTCTGGAATTCTGAAAGGGTAAGGGAGGAGAGAGTTGTAGGAAAAATAATCGAGTGGGGGTCATCCGAAAAGGAAGTTGCATCTGGAAACATGCCACCAATCCAGAGGAGTTTAAGAGAGGTGAGTCTGGAAAGGCCCCATTGGGATAGGGGGGTCTTGATATTCTCAAAGTGAGAGATCTCGAGTGATGTAAGATGAGTGAGGGTGTTGAGGCAATCTGGTAGGGTTTTGAGATTAGGATACCTCTCGATGGTTAAAGATTGAAGTGAATTATTAGTAGAGTGAAACATCTCCTCTGAAATTGACTCGAGGTGTTCACAATCCTCAATGTGAAGTTGCTCAAGGGTGGATGGAAACTTGCCTCTTGGGAAGGATGTGAGAGATGGACATTTACGGATTTCCAAGGCTTGGAGAGCAGCAGCATATGTGGAATCGTAGTGCATTATTCCCTCTGGTAGAGACTCTAGCCTTCTACAATCAATTATACTGAGCCTCTTGAGAGTGGCGGGTAACCCACCTTTCGGTAATCCAATAAGAGAATGACACCTATCTATCAATAAGTCTTCAAGGGCACACATGCCCATCATTCCTTCTGGAAGAGACTTGAGATTTTCACAAAACTCTATCTGTAGTCTCTTAAGGGTGGTGGGTAATTGCCCTTTTGGAAAGCAAATGAGAGATGGACACCTGGATATCACTAGCTCTTCAAGGAGACACAAGTTGTTGCTGTCAGTACTGTCGTTCCTCATCTTCAACATCATGCCATCAGGTAGACTCTTTAGACCTTGACAATTCTCAAGATCAAGATTTCTCAGCATTGGTGGGAAACCTACATCTGGAAATGACGCTAGCTTTGGACAATTGCTGATTGTCAATTCTTCAAGGCATGTTAGACTCTGCCATCCATTTGGAAGCCTCTCTAGTTTAGCACATCTATCTATTTCCAAAGACTGAAGATTGCATCCCAAGGATACAAGTTGGTCACAATCTCTAATCTCAAGAGAATGAGAGTTTTCCGATCCAAAACCATCCTCCCACAAATATACGAGTTCTTCGCATGCCCATACTTTCAAAACCCGAAGCCCTTGCAAAAATTGCACAAATCCTTCATGCAATTTGATAAGCCCTGAAATCCTAGAAATTGTTAACTCGGTGAGTGAGGTGAGGTCATTTCCACTGCTCAAGACCGCCTCATTACATCTTATTACTTGTAATTCCTTCAGCAGTGGAAGTCTTGAACGTGGAGACTCCAATTTTGGACAAAAGACAACAGAGAGCTTTGTAAGAGAAGGTAGGTAAGTGGGTAGTTTCATAATCAATTTGCGGCAACCCTGAATTGTAAGCTCATGGAGACAAGGGAATAATGACTCTGTTGAGGAAGACCAATCCTCCCAGTGCTCCCATTCTGACATGCTATAAAAATGTAGAGACTCTAGTGATGGGAAAAACTTACCTGCAGAAACACGAGTCTCTCCATAAAACTCTGCACCCACTTTTTTTACTACATCCATTCCTTGGATCCTCAACTGTTTGAGCGATGGCAACTGCCCCAAGCATGGTAAAGACGTGCACTTTCTGCAATCTATGAGACGTAGATCCACCATCTTAGAGAACAAGGCACCCCCTATCCAACGTGGGAATTCTGGACCACCATACAACTGAATGCAGAGTTTGTTCAGATTCGAACATGGTTGTAGAGAGTCAAGGACATCCATTTGATTCCTTTCATTCCCTGAACCATCCAACTCAGAACTCCACTGCATTATCAAGCTTTCAAGGTTACGCTTCGAACATGGTTGTAGAGAGTCAAGGACATCCATTTGATTCCTTTCATTCCCTGAACCATCCAACTCAGAACTCCACTGCATTATCAAGCTTTCAAGGTTACGCTTCGATTTTAAATCGGCATCCCTTGCATCTTGAATATTCACCACATTTTCCAATTTCGAAATGCAAAGTTCTCCTCGCAGATGTGACATGTCCTTCAACTCCTTGATTGTCAAACCGTTGTTTTTGTCCACAATGAAATTAGACAATATCCGCAAATCTTTTAGTTTGCCCATTCCTATAGGcatttcttgtaattttattgcACCAGCAACGTCAAGATGTCGAAGATTGATTAGGTTACCGATGGTAATAGGCAACTTGATAAGCTCTTTACAACATGATAATTTCAATGTCTGAAGGTAAAAAAGATTACCAATTGAATCGGGTAACCATTTTATACTGGTGTGGGACAAATTAAGGTATCTCAAATGTTTCAACTTACCAAATGAATCTGGTATCTCACTTATCTTGTAATAAGCCAATGAGAGCACCCTTAAGTGCCCTAACCTTGGTATCAATTCTTCAAGCACCTTATCACTTATGAAGGAATGAAGTCCACTAGTTAATTCATCAATCGGCAAAGCTATGAACGTGCGCAAGCGCTCTTTCTTATGaaacgtttcaaaatttttaaagatatcaTAGCGATGACGGATGAATGATGAATGACGAGTATTTTCAGGAACGGAGCGTTGCAAATCATCCAAATGCAAGCATGTGTCTCCAGCAATAGATTTAGCTAGATCGTTGATAAGGTCATGCATAACGAATCGTGATTTATTGCTATTGGACGATTGGAAAAATGACCTTGACAATAGTTCACAAAAATAATCATCACCAAGATCTTCCATTTTCTCATCCTCATTTGATTGTTGAATTAACCCCTCCGCCATCCACAAGAGGATTAGCTCTTCCTTCTTAAACTCATAATCTTGGGGAAATAATGCGCAATAAGTGAAACACCTTTTTAAATGTGAAGGGAGATGATTGTAGCTCAATCTCAAGGCAGGGATGATGTCACATTCCTTGTCTGTGAAATCCCATACTTTGCTGTACAATACTCTTTCCCATTCACACTCACGTAGTTTTTTAGAGCGCAAAAGGCCACCAAGGGCTCTTGCCGCTAAGGGCGAACCTCCACACTTCTCTACAATTCTCCTGCCAATTGATTCCAAATTTGGGTGCTCATCGATATTCATATGTTCAAAAGCATGTGTTTGAAATATCTTCAAACAATCATCATAAGGTAACTGTTTGAGCTCATGTAAGATCTTGTGGCCTCTCATCATGTTTGCAACATTATTATTGCGAGTTGTGACTAGAATTTTGCTTCCCTGTGCTCCCACCCAGAAAGGGGAGCATAGCCTGTCCAACTCATCGTAATCATCATTCCATAAATCATCCAAAACTATCagaaatttttttcccttcaattccttcctcaaattttcttgaatttcatGCAAGTCTTGTGAATTACTGCTTTGAGAATTAGTCACCAAGTTGAGAATTGTCTCTGTTATTTTCTTTGCATCGAACTGAACTGAGACAGTAACCCAagcttttttatcaaaatgcttGGTTATGGTCTTATCGTCATAGTACACCAGTTTTGCCAGTGTGGTCTTGCCCATCCCACCCATGGCCACAATGGAAACTACAGAAAAATTGGTTTTAGTGGGTTCATTCCTAAGCAGCATACCAATTATAATCTCTTTTTCTGTCCCCCTGCCATAGACCTGAGGTTCATAGACAGTGAATGGCCTTCCACAAGCAGAGTTGGTTATCGCAGCCACCTTTTCTAGACGAAGCTCAGATTTTTGAGCCGAAATATCTCGTAAGCGGCGAGTGATTTCCCACACCTTGGACCTCATGTTAACATTAGGATT
Proteins encoded:
- the LOC100852853 gene encoding putative disease resistance protein At3g14460; its protein translation is MEAVGDALLSAAIGLLFDKLASTDLLDFARQQVYSDLKKWERELSDIREELNDAEDKQITDRPVKEWLGNLKDLAYDMEDILDEFAYEALQRELTAKEADHQGRPSKVRKLISTCLRIFNPNVNMRSKVWEITRRLRDISAQKSELRLEKVAAITNSACGRPFTVYEPQVYGRGTEKEIIIGMLLRNEPTKTNFSVVSIVAMGGMGKTTLAKLVYYDDKTITKHFDKKAWVTVSVQFDAKKITETILNLVTNSQSSNSQDLHEIQENLRKELKGKKFLIVLDDLWNDDYDELDRLCSPFWVGAQGSKILVTTRNNNVANMMRGHKILHELKQLPYDDCLKIFQTHAFEHMNIDEHPNLESIGRRIVEKCGGSPLAARALGGLLRSKKLRECEWERVLYSKVWDFTDKECDIIPALRLSYNHLPSHLKRCFTYCALFPQDYEFKKEELILLWMAEGLIQQSNEDEKMEDLGDDYFCELLSRSFFQSSNSNKSRFVMHDLINDLAKSIAGDTCLHLDDLQRSVPENTRHSSFIRHRYDIFKNFETFHKKERLRTFIALPIDELTSGLHSFISDKVLEELIPRLGHLRVLSLAYYKISEIPDSFGKLKHLRYLNLSHTSIKWLPDSIGNLFYLQTLKLSCCKELIKLPITIGNLINLRHLDVAGAIKLQEMPIGMGKLKDLRILSNFIVDKNNGLTIKELKDMSHLRGELCISKLENVVNIQDARDADLKSKRNLESLIMQWSSELDGSGNERNQMDVLDSLQPCSKRNLESLIMQWSSELDGSGNERNQMDVLDSLQPCSNLNKLCIQLYGGPEFPRWIGGALFSKMVDLRLIDCRKCTSLPCLGQLPSLKQLRIQGMDVVKKVGAEFYGETRVSAGKFFPSLESLHFYSMSEWEHWEDWSSSTESLFPCLHELTIQGCRKLIMKLPTYLPSLTKLSVVFCPKLESPRSRLPLLKELQVIRCNEAVLSSGNDLTSLTELTISRISGLIKLHEGFVQFLQGLRVLKVWACEELVYLWEDGFGSENSHSLEIRDCDQLVSLGCNLQSLEIDRCAKLERLPNGWQSLTCLEELTISNCPKLASFPDVGFPPMLRNLDLENCQGLKSLPDGMMLKMRNDSTDSNNLCLLEELVISRCPSLICFPKGQLPTTLKRLQIEFCENLKSLPEGMMGMCALEDLLIDRCHSLIGLPKGGLPATLKRLSIIDCRRLESLPEGIMHYDSTYAAALQALEIRKCPSLTSFPRGKFPSTLEQLHIEDCEHLESISEEMFHSTNNSLQSLTIERYPNLKTLPDCLNTLTHLTSLEISHFENIKTPLSQWGLSRLTSLKLLWIGGMFPDATSFSDDPHSIIFPTTLSSLTLSEFQNLESLASLSLQTLTSLEELEIYSCPKLRSILPTEGLLPDTLSRVYVRDCPHLTQRYSKEEGDDWPKIAHIPCVLINKF